In Candidatus Desulfofervidus auxilii, one genomic interval encodes:
- a CDS encoding Mut7-C RNAse domain-containing protein: MKKFLVDSMLGKLAKWLRLLGYDTIYTDIKEPNKLKAFLEKDYIFLTRQHKWIHYRIFKHQPIYLVNANEPKAQLAEVIKRFKLEFSPRRFCSRCVICNVPLIEKEKEEVEIYLPEYISHTFSYFKVCPRCKRVYWAGSHQKRMQEFLKKIGFL; the protein is encoded by the coding sequence ATGAAAAAATTTTTAGTAGACAGTATGCTAGGAAAATTGGCAAAATGGTTACGTCTTTTAGGTTATGATACTATATATACTGATATAAAAGAACCAAATAAACTCAAAGCTTTTTTAGAAAAGGATTATATTTTTCTTACACGTCAGCATAAGTGGATACATTACCGTATTTTTAAACACCAACCTATTTATTTAGTGAACGCTAATGAACCTAAGGCCCAGTTAGCCGAGGTAATAAAGAGGTTCAAATTAGAGTTTTCTCCGCGCAGGTTTTGTTCCAGATGTGTTATATGTAATGTACCCCTAATAGAAAAGGAAAAAGAAGAAGTTGAAATATATCTACCTGAATACATCAGTCATACTTTTAGTTACTTCAAAGTATGTCCTCGCTGTAAAAGGGTTTATTGGGCTGGTAGTCACCAAAAAAGGATGCAAGAATTTTTGAAAAAGATTGGTTTTTTATAA
- a CDS encoding valine--tRNA ligase, giving the protein MAIKLLDKGYNPKKVEEKWYQYWLEKGLFKANLEEKEQTFSMVIPPPNVTGSLHMGHALNVTLHDILARYKKMLGYNVLWLPGTDHAGIATQNVVERELEKKGISRYDLGREEFVKAVWQWKEEYGNRIINQLKKLGCACDWSRQRFTLDEGFSQAVKEVFIRLYEEGLIYRGDYIINWCPRCQTALADLEVEHEEEEGSLYYIRYARVDGQGYVTVATTRPETLLGDTAVAVHPEDERYQNLKGVTVFVPILNREIPIIFDPYVDKEFGTGALKVTPAHDPNDFELGQKHSLPMVKVIDERGRMTKEAGPYMGLDRFKCRERILEDLEKNGQLLKIEPIKHSVGHCYRCKTIVEPLVSKQWFVHTKPLAEPAIAAVKEGKTRLIPASWEKTYYEWMNNIRDWCISRQIWWGHRIPVWYCKDCQEIIVAKEIPKACPKCDSTNLEPEMDVLDTWFSSALWPFGTLGWPKETKELKLFYPTNVLITGFDILFFWVARMMMMGLHFMGDVPFYDVYIHALVRDERGEKMSKTKGNVIDPLDMVAKYGTDALRFTLVSLAAQGRDIRLSERRIEGYRHFINKIWNAARFALMNLEEGTQPIVEPHKGSEADRWILSRLQFVIREVRKNIDIYEFDKAAYTLYHFVWHEFCDWYLEWIKPTLYKPPTPEEKKYTQSVLLYVLGETLKLLHPFIPFVTEEIWQHLPHTKESILKESYPEANDTLEDPAVVTEMETTIGLVRTVRNMRGELEIPPNTKVDIVFSTPRQDILAQIEKHQEPICRLAGIKRLTMSVHTEKPAYAAATVWEGIDVYMPLKDVLDLQTEEKRLTKEIDKMTNELTMVKRKLSNRDFLTKAPKAVVAKEQFKAKVLEEKLHKLTVNLERVRSLQQEK; this is encoded by the coding sequence ACCATGCTGGTATTGCTACTCAAAATGTGGTGGAGAGAGAGTTAGAAAAAAAAGGAATTTCCAGATACGATTTAGGAAGAGAAGAGTTTGTAAAAGCAGTTTGGCAATGGAAAGAGGAGTATGGAAACCGGATTATTAACCAACTTAAGAAACTGGGATGTGCATGTGATTGGAGTCGTCAACGTTTTACTCTGGATGAAGGTTTTAGTCAGGCAGTAAAGGAAGTATTTATTAGGCTTTATGAAGAGGGGCTCATTTATCGAGGAGATTACATCATTAATTGGTGTCCTAGATGTCAAACAGCTCTTGCGGATTTGGAAGTAGAGCATGAAGAAGAAGAAGGTTCCCTTTATTATATTCGTTATGCTCGCGTAGATGGTCAAGGATATGTAACCGTAGCTACCACTCGTCCTGAAACCTTACTGGGTGATACCGCGGTAGCTGTTCATCCAGAGGATGAAAGATATCAGAATTTAAAGGGTGTTACTGTTTTTGTGCCTATATTAAACCGAGAAATACCGATCATTTTTGACCCTTATGTAGATAAAGAATTTGGTACTGGTGCCTTAAAGGTTACTCCTGCTCATGACCCTAATGATTTTGAATTGGGACAAAAGCATAGTTTACCTATGGTAAAGGTTATAGATGAGAGAGGCCGTATGACTAAAGAAGCCGGACCTTATATGGGATTAGATAGATTTAAATGTCGGGAAAGGATTCTTGAAGATTTAGAAAAAAACGGCCAATTGTTAAAGATAGAGCCTATCAAACACAGCGTTGGCCACTGTTATCGCTGTAAAACTATAGTAGAACCACTGGTTTCCAAACAATGGTTTGTGCATACCAAACCCTTGGCCGAACCAGCTATTGCTGCTGTGAAAGAAGGCAAGACCCGATTAATTCCTGCTAGTTGGGAAAAAACCTATTATGAATGGATGAATAATATTCGTGATTGGTGTATTTCACGACAAATCTGGTGGGGACATAGAATCCCTGTGTGGTATTGTAAAGATTGCCAAGAAATTATAGTGGCCAAAGAAATACCCAAAGCTTGTCCTAAATGTGATTCAACGAACCTTGAACCTGAAATGGATGTTTTAGACACTTGGTTTAGCTCAGCCCTTTGGCCATTTGGTACCTTAGGTTGGCCCAAAGAAACAAAAGAATTGAAACTCTTTTACCCCACCAATGTCCTGATTACTGGCTTTGATATCCTCTTTTTCTGGGTGGCACGGATGATGATGATGGGCCTCCACTTTATGGGAGACGTTCCCTTTTATGATGTATACATCCATGCCTTAGTAAGAGATGAAAGGGGTGAAAAAATGAGCAAGACTAAGGGGAACGTAATAGACCCCTTAGATATGGTAGCCAAATATGGCACCGATGCCCTTAGGTTCACCCTGGTTTCATTAGCCGCTCAAGGTAGGGATATTCGCCTTTCTGAAAGAAGAATTGAAGGGTATAGGCATTTTATTAACAAAATATGGAATGCAGCTCGTTTTGCTTTAATGAATTTAGAGGAAGGCACTCAACCCATTGTTGAACCACATAAAGGAAGTGAGGCTGATAGATGGATCTTAAGCCGCCTCCAATTTGTAATTAGAGAAGTCCGAAAAAATATAGATATTTATGAATTTGATAAGGCAGCTTATACCCTTTATCACTTTGTGTGGCATGAATTTTGTGATTGGTATTTAGAATGGATAAAACCTACTTTATACAAACCACCCACCCCTGAGGAAAAAAAATATACCCAATCTGTGCTTTTATATGTTTTAGGAGAAACGTTAAAACTACTTCACCCTTTTATCCCCTTTGTTACTGAAGAAATATGGCAACACCTGCCGCATACTAAGGAAAGTATCTTAAAAGAAAGTTATCCAGAGGCAAATGACACTTTAGAAGACCCGGCTGTGGTTACTGAAATGGAAACAACTATTGGATTGGTAAGAACTGTTAGAAATATGCGAGGGGAACTAGAGATACCCCCAAATACTAAAGTGGATATTGTTTTTTCCACTCCAAGACAGGATATTTTAGCTCAGATAGAAAAACATCAAGAACCCATTTGTCGTTTGGCAGGAATAAAAAGACTCACTATGAGTGTACATACTGAAAAACCTGCTTATGCCGCGGCAACAGTATGGGAGGGTATAGATGTATATATGCCTCTTAAGGATGTATTAGATTTACAAACAGAGGAAAAACGTCTTACTAAAGAAATAGATAAAATGACTAATGAATTAACCATGGTGAAACGTAAATTATCTAATAGAGATTTTTTAACCAAGGCCCCTAAAGCTGTAGTGGCAAAGGAACAATTCAAGGCAAAAGTTCTGGAAGAAAAATTGCATAAACTTACAGTCAATTTAGAAAGAGTAAGGAGTTTACAACAAGAAAAATAG
- a CDS encoding sigma-54-dependent transcriptional regulator, whose amino-acid sequence MSYLILVVDDEQSICQALTGILSDEGYEVITAFNASQAIKKVNEELPDLVLLDIWLPDIDGLTVLKEIKKQYPQLPVVMISGHGNVETAVKAMKLGAYDFIEKPLSWENTIPPIVNALKMSSLQEENIALKQKAFFKCDLTGQSEPIKVVKEQIRKVAPTNASVLIKGESGTGKELAARAIHYYSKRAHRTFIEVNCAAIPDELIESELFGYEKGAFTGAYVRKKGKFDLANGGTIFLDEIGDMSPKTQAKILRLIQEQRFERVGGIKTVQVDVRVVAATNKNLEEEIKKGNFRADLYYRLNVVPIEIPPLRERKEDIPLLVEEFLQEMAKESSLGLKKITPEAIEVLKQYDWPGNVRELKNIIERLVIMTPGEVITVKDIPESIAQGKEHIGMDFFKADNFREAKAIFEKEFLRKKLEKYKGNVSLTAQAIGLERSHLHKKMKTYGL is encoded by the coding sequence ATGTCATATTTAATCTTAGTAGTAGATGACGAACAATCTATCTGTCAGGCCCTTACGGGTATCCTTTCAGATGAGGGTTATGAAGTAATTACTGCCTTCAATGCTTCGCAAGCGATCAAAAAAGTTAACGAAGAATTGCCAGATTTGGTTCTACTAGATATCTGGTTACCAGATATTGATGGTTTAACAGTATTGAAAGAGATAAAAAAGCAATACCCTCAACTACCAGTAGTTATGATTTCAGGTCATGGCAATGTAGAAACTGCAGTGAAAGCCATGAAATTAGGGGCCTATGATTTTATTGAAAAACCCCTTTCATGGGAAAATACCATTCCTCCTATAGTGAATGCCTTAAAGATGTCTTCTCTCCAGGAAGAAAATATCGCCTTAAAACAAAAGGCATTCTTTAAATGTGACCTTACCGGTCAAAGTGAACCCATTAAGGTAGTAAAAGAACAAATTAGAAAGGTCGCTCCTACCAATGCCTCGGTTCTTATTAAGGGAGAAAGCGGAACAGGAAAGGAATTAGCGGCACGAGCCATCCATTATTATAGTAAAAGAGCACACAGGACATTTATTGAGGTAAATTGTGCAGCTATTCCTGATGAATTGATTGAAAGTGAATTGTTTGGTTATGAAAAAGGGGCCTTTACCGGTGCCTATGTTCGAAAAAAGGGGAAGTTTGACCTGGCTAATGGAGGCACTATTTTTTTAGATGAGATAGGCGATATGAGTCCCAAAACACAAGCTAAGATTTTGCGGTTAATTCAAGAACAGCGTTTTGAACGGGTAGGAGGGATAAAGACTGTTCAAGTAGATGTGCGAGTAGTGGCCGCTACTAATAAGAATTTAGAAGAAGAGATAAAAAAGGGTAACTTTAGAGCAGATCTTTATTATCGTTTAAATGTAGTTCCCATTGAAATTCCTCCTTTAAGAGAAAGAAAAGAGGATATTCCACTGCTAGTGGAAGAGTTTTTACAGGAAATGGCTAAAGAAAGCAGTTTGGGCCTTAAAAAAATTACTCCAGAGGCTATTGAGGTTTTAAAACAATATGATTGGCCAGGAAATGTCAGGGAACTAAAAAATATCATTGAGCGTCTAGTTATTATGACGCCTGGAGAAGTGATTACTGTTAAAGACATTCCTGAGAGTATAGCACAGGGAAAAGAACATATAGGGATGGATTTTTTTAAAGCAGATAATTTTAGAGAGGCCAAGGCCATTTTTGAAAAAGAATTTTTGCGCAAAAAATTAGAGAAATATAAAGGCAATGTAAGTCTCACTGCTCAAGCAATTGGTTTGGAAAGAAGCCATCTTCACAAAAAAATGAAGACTTATGGCTTATAA
- a CDS encoding DUF4390 domain-containing protein, whose translation MGRKKITTILSYKLPFSGATVLTIAQFSCYHAIILKIRQKFFMLHIYQRICKTAILIIIFTLLNKPCFSSEAFLKDIVVTTSKKELLVYFTAQGCFTKQMEKAILNGVPVTFTYKILLDKKRSFWPDKGIRSLKLFHTIKYDQLKGVFIINRSELPEEIVTSKDFIWAKKLMTTVEVAVVPISALKKGDKYELRLKAELNKVKLPLYLHYIFFFTSLWDFETDWYYINFVY comes from the coding sequence ATGGGGAGAAAAAAAATAACCACAATTCTATCTTACAAGCTTCCTTTTTCTGGTGCAACTGTCTTGACAATAGCTCAATTTAGTTGCTACCATGCTATTATTTTAAAAATAAGGCAAAAATTTTTCATGCTTCATATTTATCAGCGGATTTGTAAAACTGCTATTTTGATTATTATTTTTACGTTGTTAAATAAACCCTGTTTTAGTTCTGAGGCCTTTCTTAAAGATATTGTGGTTACTACTTCTAAAAAGGAACTTTTGGTCTATTTTACTGCCCAGGGTTGCTTTACCAAACAAATGGAGAAGGCTATTTTAAATGGGGTCCCTGTTACTTTTACCTATAAGATACTCCTAGATAAAAAGAGAAGTTTTTGGCCTGATAAAGGTATTCGTTCACTTAAATTATTCCATACCATTAAATATGACCAGCTTAAAGGGGTATTTATTATTAACCGTTCTGAACTTCCCGAAGAAATAGTTACTTCAAAGGACTTTATATGGGCAAAGAAACTTATGACCACTGTTGAGGTAGCAGTGGTGCCCATTTCTGCACTTAAAAAAGGTGATAAATATGAATTGCGTCTCAAGGCAGAATTGAATAAAGTAAAATTGCCCCTTTATCTTCATTACATCTTTTTCTTTACTTCCTTATGGGATTTTGAAACAGATTGGTATTATATAAATTTTGTCTATTAA
- a CDS encoding sensor histidine kinase has product MELKEKKKRRKETLLIFILIPIIGFLIYIESKSFNPDFQLRITNTLLFFILVNLNIILLILFVFLVTRNFVKLIAERKRGIVGSKIRTKLVLLFVGLSILPTLVLFGVAVKFVFSTFNYWFNVKVEQAINQTLEIGHIYYKQVSNELIHYSELFQKGFVNNGELVFENVSLSKLRPKLREYNVDLLQVYNHKLQPLVSLTRKPVEQNLDFKTALAEPLKIRKQITSVRALPYGDLAYTITPLEKGRLWGFLVIGRLIPPDLVKKLEAVRKTSEDYKQLFLFVNPLKWSLFIIFSVITLLVIFVATWVGFHMAKAITIPIQALAGATQEVANGNLDVNVDVEASDEVKMLVDSFNQMVTDLRIAYGKLQEQKLEIERRHRYTKTILENIRTGVISTSASGYIITVNPAVEEILGVKAGDLIGRPFQDLAELFPEFSQVISDVKVGERLEKQIKLKINGRILSLIVSTTLLKDKQGQPLGAVFVFEDITQLEKIQRMAAWREVAKRIAHEIKNPLTPIQLSAQRLRRRYLTQFQGEPVFDECTQMIVKQVEGLKKMVNEFSNFAKLPEVNLTLNNLAEVIEEALAVYRSAHLHITFELNQITPVPKFLFDREQIKRALLNLLDNAVASIENQGKVEVAISHDSFLKIARIEVKDTGHGIPDELKTRLFEPYFSTKKSGTGLGLTIVHTIISDHQGFIRVKDNYPQGSIFVIELPVRS; this is encoded by the coding sequence ATGGAACTTAAAGAAAAAAAGAAACGAAGGAAGGAAACACTCCTTATTTTTATTCTCATTCCCATTATTGGTTTTTTGATTTATATTGAGAGTAAGTCATTTAATCCTGACTTCCAACTGAGAATTACCAACACCCTCCTTTTTTTTATTTTAGTCAATCTTAATATTATTCTCCTGATCCTTTTTGTTTTTCTAGTGACTAGAAATTTTGTTAAGCTGATTGCTGAACGTAAAAGGGGTATTGTAGGTAGTAAAATAAGAACAAAACTGGTGCTTTTGTTTGTAGGTCTTTCTATTTTGCCTACATTAGTTCTTTTTGGGGTGGCTGTAAAATTTGTATTTTCTACCTTTAATTATTGGTTTAATGTAAAGGTAGAACAAGCTATTAATCAGACATTAGAAATAGGCCATATTTACTATAAACAAGTTTCTAATGAATTAATCCATTATAGTGAGCTTTTTCAAAAAGGTTTTGTTAATAATGGAGAATTGGTTTTTGAAAATGTATCTTTATCCAAGTTAAGACCCAAACTAAGGGAATATAATGTGGATTTACTTCAAGTATATAACCACAAGCTCCAGCCATTGGTAAGCTTAACTAGAAAGCCTGTAGAACAAAATTTAGATTTTAAAACCGCCCTTGCTGAACCTTTAAAAATCAGAAAACAGATAACTTCGGTTAGAGCGCTTCCATATGGTGATTTGGCATATACTATTACTCCTCTAGAAAAAGGTCGTCTTTGGGGATTTCTAGTAATAGGGAGGTTAATTCCTCCTGATTTAGTGAAAAAACTAGAGGCAGTGAGGAAAACGAGTGAAGATTATAAACAACTATTTCTGTTTGTGAATCCCTTGAAATGGAGCCTTTTTATCATTTTTTCGGTGATTACTCTTTTGGTGATTTTTGTGGCCACTTGGGTTGGATTTCACATGGCTAAAGCAATTACTATTCCCATTCAGGCCCTAGCCGGGGCTACTCAAGAAGTAGCTAATGGTAATTTGGATGTGAATGTGGATGTGGAGGCTTCAGATGAAGTGAAAATGCTGGTGGATTCTTTTAACCAAATGGTTACTGATTTAAGAATAGCTTATGGGAAATTGCAGGAACAAAAATTAGAAATTGAGAGACGCCATAGGTATACAAAAACTATCCTGGAAAATATCAGGACAGGTGTGATTTCTACCAGTGCTTCTGGTTATATTATTACCGTTAATCCTGCTGTAGAAGAAATTTTGGGAGTTAAGGCAGGTGATTTAATAGGAAGGCCATTTCAAGACCTGGCTGAACTTTTTCCTGAATTTAGCCAAGTAATCTCTGATGTAAAAGTAGGAGAAAGGTTAGAAAAACAAATTAAATTAAAAATAAATGGACGGATTCTCTCTTTGATAGTTAGCACCACCCTTCTTAAAGATAAACAAGGTCAACCTTTAGGAGCGGTATTTGTGTTTGAAGATATTACCCAGCTAGAAAAAATCCAGCGGATGGCTGCTTGGCGAGAAGTGGCAAAAAGAATTGCTCATGAAATCAAAAATCCTCTCACTCCTATTCAACTTTCAGCCCAGCGTTTACGACGGCGTTATTTAACCCAATTTCAAGGTGAACCCGTTTTTGATGAATGTACCCAAATGATAGTTAAACAAGTAGAAGGTTTAAAGAAGATGGTAAATGAATTTTCTAACTTTGCCAAGTTACCAGAGGTTAATCTCACTCTTAATAATCTAGCTGAGGTAATTGAAGAAGCTTTAGCTGTGTATAGAAGTGCTCATCTACATATTACATTTGAATTAAATCAAATTACCCCTGTCCCAAAATTTTTGTTTGATAGAGAGCAAATAAAAAGGGCTTTGCTAAATCTTTTGGATAATGCGGTTGCTTCTATTGAAAATCAAGGTAAAGTAGAAGTAGCTATAAGTCATGATTCCTTCCTTAAAATTGCCAGAATAGAAGTAAAAGATACAGGTCATGGGATTCCTGATGAACTAAAAACCCGTCTATTTGAACCCTATTTTTCCACTAAAAAATCAGGCACAGGATTGGGATTAACTATCGTTCATACCATAATTTCTGACCATCAAGGTTTCATTCGGGTTAAAGATAACTATCCTCAAGGAAGTATCTTTGTAATTGAACTCCCTGTAAGGTCATGA